A region of Bombus huntii isolate Logan2020A chromosome 15, iyBomHunt1.1, whole genome shotgun sequence DNA encodes the following proteins:
- the LOC126874014 gene encoding ATP-dependent helicase brm-like isoform X9, with the protein MASPSPQSSPMPPPQTPSPMGPPQQAPSPSNPQGSPMGPPQHHPHSPTQAYQTGPPMPPGGPPMSQPNQQPPSQQQNYPSHPQQMQSAMGSQNQSGPGMPVSQNSNSQQAPSGPMVPGQMGPSGSQGTSHIMQSGPNQMNANGPGQMSAGGPGQMGPGGPGPMGPGGPGQIGPGGPGQMGPGGPGQMGPGGPGQMGPGGPGQMGPGGSGPIGASHLGQAAGGPPGGPHMSQAPPQMGPGNGPVPQMGSGGPSNSQMVPGGPGHMSGPPGSSHMNAAGPPGPGHINSSGPPGPGHMNATGPPGTGHMNATGPPGPGHMSSGGPPGPGHMSTNGPPGPGHINTNGPPGSTHMNASGPPGSHLNSGPSIPSHINASGPPGSGHMSASGPGNHLGPGGPGQMPPGGSTTHNLGPGGPNQMGPGGPNQMVPSSQTPMGPSPMGPVGQGGQIGPNAPGQMGHNGPSPMGPNAPGQMGIGSASSQLGMGGPGSQLGPGGPGNQMGPGSGPGGQLGSSLGQMGPGSGPGGQMPPSNGPGGSMGPGSGPGGQMVSSSGPGGQIGPGSNPGGQIGPGSGSGNQIGPGNAPGNPMTPGSGPSGQMGPGSGPNSQMGPGNLSGGQMGPGNNSNSQMGPGNGPSGQIGPGGQMGPNGPGGQMVPGGSGVQIPPGGPANQMGPGGPGNQIGPNGPNNQLSHSGASNQMGPSGQSSSGQIGPGSQGQQIVPGGSAPIGPGAPVNQMSQTGPGGPPGAGQENLNALQKAIDSMEEKGLQEDPRYSQLLALRARQGNIGEKQAFSSQQLQQLRVQIMAYRLLARNQPLSQQLALAVQGGAPPPPGMGQRTPIDPSQGPPTTTGPQISGPNVIGPAVPPRPGCQTPQQQQPPQPGAKTNRVTSVAKPAGLDPLLILQERENRVQCENKLHSHTSRKATHAFLQLKRFMVTVAARIALRMEQLSNLPTNMPEDLRIQAQIELRMLRVLNFQRQLRSEILACTRKDTTLETAVNVKAYKRTKRQGLREARATEKLEKQQKLEAERKRRQKHQEFLSSVLQHGKDFKEFHRNNVAKLARLNKAVLNYHANAEREQKKEQERIEKERMRRLMAEDEEGYRKLIDQKKDKRLAFLLSQTDEYISNLTEMVKQHKIEQKRKQVEEQKRKKKKKKLQDGEGGEDGNANEDTRVGVIETATGRTLTGEEAPLMSQLSQFLESHPGWEPIESESEDDEDEEEEENEGEEKGENKEKSTGDSEEEKVKKTIHKAKVEDDEYKTEEQTYYSIAHTVHEVVTEQASIMVNGKLKEYQIKGLEWLVSLFNNNLNGILADEMGLGKTIQTIALVTYLMEKKKVNGPFLIIVPLSTLSNWVLEFEKWAPSVVVVSYKGSPAGRRAIQSQMRATKFNVLLTTYEYVIKDKGVLAKLQWKYMIIDEGHRMKNHHCKLTQVLNTHYLAPHRLLLTGTPLQNKLPELWALLNFLLPSIFKSCSTFEQWFNAPFATTGEKVELNEEETILIIRRLHKVLRPFLLRRLKKEVESQLPDKVEYIIKCDMSGLQKVLYKHMQSKGVLLTDGSEKGKQGKGGAKALMNTIVQLRKLCNHPFMFQAIEEKYCEHVGTQGSGVITGPDLYRASGKFELLDRILPKLKATNHRVLLFCQMTQLMTIMEDYLSWRGFMYLRLDGTTKAEDRGDLLKKFNDPGSEYFLFLLSTRAGGLGLNLQAADTVIIFDSDWNPHQDLQAQDRAHRIGQKNEVRVLRLMTVNSVEERILAAARYKLNMDEKVIQAGMFDQKSTGSERQQFLQSILHQDDAEDEEENEVPDDETVNQMIARTEGEFEIFQKLDLERRREEAKLGPNRKSRLLEEAELPDWLVKDDDEVERWTYEEDEDRFLGRGSRQRKEVDYTDSLTEKEWLKAIDDDGAEYEEEEEDDKKKKKTRKRKKKGEEDDEPMPKKRRGTGSSIDPKMKRAMKKLLMVVVNYTDSTDGRLLSEPFMKLPSRRELPDYYEIIKKPLTINKLLQKIEEGKYADFDDLEKDFMQLCKNAQIYNEEASLIHEDSIVLQSVFTNARQRIEEEGNNSDMDDKGEGEEGSDADSTVRMRIKLKGRKGEGRGGRRKRVTKKYISDDDDDGDDN; encoded by the exons ATGGCAAGTCCTTCACCACAATCGTCTCCTATGCCTCCACCGCAAACTCCAAGTCCTATGGGTCCTCCTCAGCAGGCACCATCACCTTCTAACCCACAAGGTAGTCCCATGGGACCACCACAGCATCATCCTCATAGTCCAACACAAGCATATCAAACTGGTCCGCCAATGCCACCTGGAGGTCCACCTATGTCTCAACCGAATCAACAACCTCCATCGCAACAGCAAAATTATCCATCACACCCACAACAAATGCAATCCGCTATGGGTTCACAg AATCAGAGTGGACCTGGCATGCCAGTTAGTCAAAATTCTAATTCTCAGCAGGCTCCCAGTGGACCTATGGTACCAGGCCAAATGGGACCAAGTGGATCTCAAGGAACATCTCACATTATGCAATCTGGTCCAAACCAAATGAATGCAAATGGACCAGGACAAATGAGTGCTGGTGGCCCTGGTCAGATGGGACCAGGAGGCCCTGGTCCAATGGGCCCAGGAGGCCCTGGTCAAATAGGCCCAGGAGGTCCTGGTCAAATGGGCCCAGGAGGTCCTGGTCAAATGGGACCAGGAGGCCCTGGTCAAATGGGCCCAGGAG GCCCTGGTCAAATGGGCCCAGGAGGTTCAGGACCGATTGGAGCAAGCCATTTGGGCCAAGCTGCTGGAGGGCCACCAGGAGGTCCACATATGAGTCAGGCTCCTCCTCAAATGGGTCCTGGAAATGGACCTGTGCCACAAATGGGTTCTGGAGGACCTTCAAATTCGCAAATGGTACCTGGAGGACCAGGACATATGAGTGGCCCACCAGGATCAAGCCACATGAATGCAGCTGGACCACCAGGACCAGGACATATCAACTCAAGTGGGCCACCAGGACCAGGCCATATGAATGCAACTGGACCCCCTGGAACAGGCCATATGAATGCGACTGGGCCACCAGGACCAGGTCATATGAGTTCAGGTGGTCCGCCTGGACCAGGACATATGAGTACTAATGGACCTCCTGGACCAGGACATATTAATACAAACGGTCCACCAGGTTCAACTCATATGAATGCTAGTGGTCCGCCTGGAAGTCATTTAAATAGCGGACCATCCATACCAAGTCATATAAATGCAAGTGGTCCACCAGGATCTGGACATATGAGTGCTAGCGGACCAGGAAATCATTTAGGCCCTGGAGGGCCAGGTCAAATGCCTCCAGGTGGTTCTACTACACATAACTTGGGGCCAGGAGGACCAAATCAAATGGGTCCTGGAGGTCCAAATCAAATGGTACCTAGTAGTCAAACCCCTATGGGACCTAGTCCCATGGGGCCTGTTGGACAAGGTGGACAAATTGGGCCAAATGCACCTGGCCAAATGGGACATAACGGACCCTCACCAATGGGTCCAAATGCTCCTGGACAGATGGGTATCGGATCTGCCTCATCACAACTGGGAATGGGAGGGCCTGGAAGTCAGTTGGGTCCAGGAGGGCCAGGTAATCAAATGGGTCCGGGTAGTGGACCTGGGGGACAATTAGGAAGTAGTCTTGGACAAATGGGGCCAGGAAGTGGACCTGGAGGACAGATGCCACCAAGCAATGGACCTGGAGGTTCTATGGGCCCTGGAAGTGGTCCTGGTGGACAAATGGTATCAAGTAGTGGACCTGGAGGTCAAATAGGGCCAGGAAGCAATCCTGGAGGGCAAATAGGGCCAGGAAGTGGTAGTGGAAATCAAATAGGACCTGGAAATGCTCCTGGAAACCCGATGACACCAGGAAGCGGACCTAGCGGACAAATGGGTCCAGGAAGTGGACCCAATAGTCAAATGGGACCAGGAAATTTGTCTGGAGGTCAAATGGGCCCAGGAAATAACTCAAATAGTCAAATGGGTCCTGGAAATGGTCCAAGTGGACAGATAGGCCCAGGTGGTCAAATGGGACCCAATGGTCCTGGAGGGCAAATGGTTCCAGGTGGTTCAGGAGTACAAATACCACCAGGTGGTCCTGCAAATCAAATGGGACCTGGTGGCCCTGGTAATCAAATAGGACCAAATGGACCAAACAATCAGCTAAGCCACAGTGGTGCTAGCAATCAAATGGGACCAAGTGGGCAGTCATCTTCTGGCCAAATTGGCCCTGGTTCACAGGGCCAACAAATTGTTCCTGGAGGTTCAGCGCCAATCGGGCCTGGTGCACCTGTGAATCAAATGAGTCAAACTGGACCTGGTGGTCCACCTGGTGCTGGACAAGAAAATTTGAATGCTTTACAGAAAGCTATTGATTCAATGGAAGAAAAGGGACTTCAAGAGGATCCACGTTATTCTCAGCTACTAGCTTTAAGGGCTCGTCAAGGCAACATTGGAGAGAAACAAGCTTTTAGTTCACAACAATTACAACAATTGCG TGTACAGATAATGGCATATCGATTATTAGCAAGAAATCAACCGTTATCGCAACAACTTGCACTTGCAGTTCAAG GTGGAGCACCTCCTCCTCCAGGTATGGGACAACGTACTCCTATAGATCCATCTCAAGGACCTCCTACTACTACAGGTCCACAAATCTCTGGACCAAATGTAATTGGTCCTGCGGTTCCTCCAAGACCAGGTTGCCAAACACCACAACAACAACAACCTCCTCAACCAGGTGCTAAAACTAACAGAGTGACAAGTGTGGCAAAACCAGCTGGTTTAGATCCGCTACTGATTTTGCAGGAACGTGAAAACAG GGTCCAATGTGAAAACAAACTTCACTCTCATACATCGAGGAAAGCGACACATGCATTTCTTCAATTAAAACGTTTTATGGTTAc aGTTGCAGCACGCATAGCATTACGAATGGAACAATTGAGCAATTTACCAACTAACATGCCAGAAGATCTCCGTATCCAGGCACAGATTGAGTTACGGATGCTTAGGGTACTGAATTTCCAAAGACAACTGCGATCAGAG ATTTTAGCATGTACTCGAAAAGATACTACCTTAGAAACTGCAGTAAATGTAAAAGCCTACAAGCGTACGAAAAGACAAGGACTTAGGGAAGCCAGAGCTACAGAGAAACTCGAAAAGCAACAAAAATTGGAAGCTGAACGTAAACGAAGGCAAAAACATCAA gAGTTTCTTAGTTCTGTACTTCAACATGGTAAAGATTTCAAagaatttcatcgaaataatGTGGCCAAATTGGCAAGACTCAACAAAGCTGTTTTAAATTATCATGCAAATGCTGAAAGAGAACAGAAGAAAGAACAGGAGCGTATTGAGAAAGAACGTATGAGACGTCTTATGGCGGAAGACGAAGAAGGTTACAGAAAACTGATTGACCAAAAGAAGGATAAACGGTTAGCGTTTCTGTTGTCACAGACAGATGAATATATCAGTAATCTTACTGAAATGGTAAAACAACACAAGATAGAACAAAAAAGGAAGCAAGTGGAAGAACAAAAGCGTAAAAAG aaaaagaagaagttgCAAGATGGCGAAGGAGGCGAAGATGGAAATGCTAATGAAGATACTCGTGTTGGTGTGATTGAAACAGCTACTGGTCGCACATTAACTGGCGAAGAAGCACCGCTAATGAGTCAACTTTCACAATTCTTAGAATCTCATCCAGGATGGGAACCAATTGAATCCGAAAGTGAAGATGATGAAGatgaagaggaagaagaaaatgaaggtgaagaaaaaggggaaaataaagaaaaatctaCTGGCGATTCAGAAGAAGAGAAGGTTAAAAAGACTATACATAAAGCCAAAGTAGAGGATGACGAATACAAAACGGAAGAACAAACGTATTACAGTATTGCACACACTGTGCACGAGGTAGTAACAGAACAGGCATCTATCATGGTCAatggaaaattgaaagaatatcAAATCAAG GGTTTGGAATGGCTGGTGTCATTATTTAACAATAACCTCAATGGTATACTTGCGGATGAAATGGGTCTTGGCAAAACTATTCAAACAATAGCTTTGGTGACTtatcttatggagaaaaaaaaagtaaacgGGCCATTTCTTATAATTGTCCCTTTATC AACTTTGTCGAATTGGGTATTGGAATTTGAGAAATGGGCTCCTAGTGTTGTAGTTGTGTCGTATAAAGGTTCACCAGCTGGCAGAAGAGCCATTCAATCTCAAATGAGAGCCactaaatttaatgttttgcTTACTACTTATGAATATGTTATTAAAGATAAGGGCGTTTTAGCAAAATTGCAGTGGAAATATATGATTATCGACGAAGGACATAGAATGAAAAATCATCACTGTAAACTAACTCAAGTATTAAATACACATTATCTGGCTCCTCATCGGCTTCTACTGACAGGAACACcattgcaaaataaattgcCTGAATTGTGGgcgttattaaattttttacttcCTTCAATCTTTAAATCTTGTAGTACTTTCGAACAATGGTTCAATGCTCCATTCGCAACCACTGGTGAAAAGGTAGAATTaaatgaagaagaaactaTTCTTATTATTCGTCGATtacataaagtattacgtccTTTCTTACTGAGGCGTTTAAAGAAAGAAGTTGAATCACAGTTACCTGATAAAGTTGAATACATAATCAAATGCGATATGTCTGGACTGCAAAAGGTTCTTTATAAACACATGCAGAGTAAGGGTGTATTGCTAACTGATGGCTCGGAAAAGGGAAAACAGGGCAAAGGAGGCGCCAAAGCTCTAATGAACACCATTGTGCAATTGAGAAAATTATGCAATCATCCATTCATGTTCCAAGCTATTGAAGAAAAATACTGCGAACATGTAGGTACGCAAGGATCTGGTGTGATTACTGGTCCCGACCTGTACCGTGCctctggaaaatttgaattgcTGGATCGTATTCTTCCGAAATTGAAAGCGACAAATCACAGAGTACtattattttgtcaaatgACACAGTTAATGACAATTATGGAAGATTACTTAAGTTGGAGAGGATTTATGTATTTGCGATTAGATGGCACTACGAAAGCTGAAGATAGAGGAGACTTACTCAAGAAATTCAACGATCCTGGTTCcgaatatttcttatttttgcTATCGACACGTGCTGGTGGTCTTGGATTAAATTTGCAAGCTGCGGATACCGTTATTATTTTCGATTCTGATTGGAATCCGCATCAGGACTTGCAAGCACAAGATAGAGCACATAGAATTGGACAAAAGAATGAAGTACGCGTACTCAGATTAATGACGGTTAATTCGGTTGAAGAAAGAATATTGGCTGCAGCTAGATACAAATTGAACATGGATGAAAAGGTTATACAAGCAGGAATGTTCGATCAAAAGTCGACTGGTTCTGAACGGCAACAATTCTTACAAAGCATTTTGCATCAAGATGATGCtgaagatgaagaagaaaatgaagtaCCGGACGATGAAACGGTTAATCAAATGATTGCACGAACGGAAGgtgaatttgaaatatttcaaaagttaGATTTAGAACGAAGAAGGGAAGAAGCGAAGCTGGGTCCAAACAGAAAGTCCCGACTATTGGAGGAAGCTGAGTTGCCCGATTGGTTAGTAAAAGATGATGATGAGGTTGAAAGGTGGACGTATGAAGAAGATGAGGATAGATTCCTTGGACGAGGTTCAAGGCAACGGAAGGAAGTCGATTATACTGACAGTTTGACTGAAAAAGAATGGCTGAAAGCAATCGATGACGATGGAGCTGAGtacgaagaggaagaggaagacgataagaagaagaagaagacacGAAAACGGAAGAAGAAAGGCGAGGAGGACGACGAGCCTATGCCAAAGAAGCGAAGAGGAACAGGATCTTCAATTGACCCGAAAATGAAACGAGCTATGAAAAAGTTGCTTATGGTAGTTGTTAATTACACTGATAGTACAGATGGCAGGCTCCTTAGCGAACCATTTATGAAATTACCATCCAGAAGAGAATTGCCGgattattatgaaattattaaaaaaccATTAACTATCAATAAATTACTTCAAAAGATTGAAGAAGGAAag TATGCCGATTTTGACGATCTTGAGAAAGACTTTATGCAGCTGTGTAAAAATGCACAAATTTATAATGAAGAAGCTTCTCTCATACACGAAGATTCCATTGTTTTACAATCTGTATTTACGAATGCGCGTCAACGTATCGAAGAGGAAGGCAATAATTCCGACATGGATGACAAAG GTGAAGGCGAAGAAGGATCGGACGCAGATTCCACTGTTAGAATGAGAATCAAGTTGAAAGGAAGGAAGGGCGAAGGTAGAGGTGGCCGGAGGAAAAGGGTCACTAAAAAGTATATATcggatgacgatgacgatggtGATGATAACTGA